A window of Pseudomonas monteilii contains these coding sequences:
- a CDS encoding UDP-glucuronate 5-epimerase: protein MKVLVTGAAGFIGAHTTLRLLRDGHEVIGLDNFNDYYDPALKTARVRWIEAQVGPFALHTLDLADRDGVARLFAAERPDVVVHLAAQAGVRYSLQNPQAYVDSNLCGFLNVLEGCRRNPVQHLLYASSSSVYGANQNTPYRVQDGVDHPLSLYAATKKANEAMAHSYSHLFGIPCSGLRFFTVYGPWGRPDMSPIHFARSISEGRPIQLFNQGRHQRDFTYIDDIVESLVRLIPHPPVARPDWTPAQPDPASSQAPWRLFNIGGQRPVELIDYVALLEHHLQRDAVIELLPLQPGDVLATWADASALEQVTGFTPRVSLDEGLGRFVAWFQQYYAPGVGQDPTFGEQTDHRRLA, encoded by the coding sequence GTGAAGGTCCTGGTCACCGGCGCGGCCGGTTTCATTGGCGCGCATACCACGCTGCGCCTGCTGCGCGATGGCCACGAGGTCATCGGCCTGGACAACTTCAACGACTACTACGACCCTGCGCTCAAGACCGCGCGGGTGCGCTGGATCGAAGCGCAGGTCGGCCCGTTCGCGCTGCACACGCTGGACCTGGCCGACCGTGATGGCGTGGCCCGGCTGTTCGCCGCCGAGCGTCCGGACGTGGTCGTGCACCTGGCGGCGCAAGCCGGGGTGCGCTACTCGCTGCAAAACCCCCAGGCCTACGTCGACAGCAACTTGTGCGGTTTTCTCAACGTGCTCGAAGGCTGCCGCCGCAACCCGGTGCAGCACCTGCTGTACGCCTCGTCCAGCTCGGTGTACGGCGCCAACCAGAACACACCCTACCGTGTGCAGGACGGCGTCGACCACCCGCTGTCGCTGTATGCCGCCACCAAAAAGGCCAACGAGGCCATGGCGCACAGCTACAGCCACCTGTTCGGCATCCCCTGCAGCGGCCTGCGCTTCTTCACCGTCTACGGCCCCTGGGGCCGTCCGGACATGTCGCCGATCCACTTCGCCCGCTCGATCAGCGAGGGTCGGCCGATCCAGCTGTTCAACCAGGGCCGTCACCAGCGCGACTTCACCTACATCGATGACATCGTCGAAAGCCTGGTGCGCCTGATCCCGCATCCGCCGGTGGCGCGCCCCGACTGGACCCCGGCCCAGCCGGATCCGGCCAGCAGCCAGGCACCGTGGCGGCTGTTCAACATCGGTGGGCAGCGCCCGGTGGAGCTGATCGACTACGTCGCCCTGCTCGAGCACCACCTGCAGCGCGATGCGGTGATCGAGCTGCTGCCCCTGCAGCCGGGCGATGTCCTGGCCACCTGGGCCGATGCCAGCGCCCTGGAGCAGGTGACCGGCTTCACCCCACGGGTTTCCCTGGACGAAGGGCTCGGGCGCTTCGTCGCCTGGTTTCAACAGTACTACGCGCCAGGGGTCGGCCAAGATCCGACGTTCGGCGAGCAGACCGACCATCGGAGGCTGGCATGA
- a CDS encoding sugar transferase, which produces MTGPAKSMTLERLTHDKRLDPAHRQRIDAAIHMQGRGWLTGRAGGRAWTLSRTNRVLSCLGALLLLLAISPLLLVVAVLVKRSSPGPVFFVQKRTGYRGRTFGMFKFRTMVANAEALKDSVRHLNKHGADAIDFKIDKDPRVTRIGALLRRTSLDELPNLLNVVAGDMRLVGPRPTSFNAYRYEDAHLARLSIYPGMTGLWQISGRSDIDFDQRVQLDLSYIHEQSLMLDLKILLKTPFKVFSGHGAS; this is translated from the coding sequence ATGACCGGACCGGCAAAAAGCATGACCCTGGAAAGGCTCACACATGACAAGCGCCTGGACCCGGCGCATCGCCAGCGCATCGACGCGGCGATCCACATGCAAGGGCGCGGCTGGCTGACCGGGCGGGCCGGTGGGCGTGCCTGGACCCTGTCGCGCACCAACCGCGTGCTGTCGTGCCTGGGCGCGCTGCTCCTGCTGCTGGCGATCTCGCCGCTGCTGCTGGTGGTGGCCGTGCTGGTCAAGCGCAGCAGCCCGGGGCCGGTGTTCTTCGTGCAGAAGCGCACCGGCTACCGGGGCCGCACCTTCGGCATGTTCAAGTTCCGCACCATGGTCGCCAACGCCGAGGCGTTGAAGGACTCGGTGCGCCACCTGAACAAGCATGGCGCCGACGCCATCGACTTCAAGATCGACAAGGACCCGCGCGTCACCCGCATCGGCGCCCTGCTGCGCCGTACCAGCCTCGACGAGCTGCCCAACCTGCTCAACGTGGTCGCCGGTGACATGCGCCTGGTCGGCCCTCGTCCGACCTCGTTCAACGCCTACCGCTACGAGGACGCCCACCTGGCCCGGCTGAGCATCTACCCCGGCATGACCGGCCTGTGGCAGATCTCCGGACGCAGCGACATCGACTTCGACCAGCGCGTGCAGCTGGACCTGAGCTACATCCACGAACAGAGCTTGATGCTGGACCTGAAGATCCTGCTCAAGACGCCTTTCAAAGTCTTCAGCGGCCACGGAGCAAGTTGA
- a CDS encoding cobalamin biosynthesis protein CobQ has protein sequence MDGSISRRLSIATPSETNLTATVLDLEQRTLLLTSANSGSGTSTSALAFASQLALMSAGTVLLIDTCAGVGSLSQQLGLGKLRGFTDLLFDRDTPPLAQDCVVRLPDQPFDVLPGGTWLRGRERLDPDRLRVLLRQFSNQYRFVVIDGEAIYVNADSLVIGTMVDGVILVVCAEQTRLEVAQAASLRLTQAGARLIGSVFNRRKYYMPQWLYNNL, from the coding sequence ATGGACGGTTCTATATCCCGGCGCCTGAGCATCGCCACCCCCAGCGAGACCAACCTGACCGCCACCGTGCTCGACCTGGAGCAGCGCACCTTGCTGCTGACCTCGGCCAACAGCGGCAGCGGCACCAGCACCAGCGCCCTGGCCTTCGCCAGCCAGTTGGCCTTGATGAGCGCCGGTACCGTGCTGCTGATCGACACCTGCGCCGGTGTCGGCAGCCTCAGCCAGCAACTGGGCCTGGGCAAGCTGCGCGGCTTCACCGACCTGCTGTTCGACCGCGACACGCCCCCCCTGGCCCAGGACTGCGTGGTGCGCCTGCCCGACCAGCCCTTCGACGTACTGCCCGGCGGTACCTGGCTGCGCGGGCGCGAGCGCCTGGACCCGGACCGTCTGCGCGTGCTGCTGCGCCAGTTCAGCAACCAGTACCGCTTCGTGGTGATCGACGGCGAGGCCATCTACGTCAACGCCGACAGCCTGGTGATCGGCACCATGGTCGACGGCGTGATCCTGGTGGTGTGCGCCGAGCAGACCCGCCTGGAAGTCGCCCAGGCCGCCAGCCTGCGCCTGACCCAGGCCGGTGCGCGGCTGATTGGCAGCGTCTTCAACCGACGCAAGTACTACATGCCCCAGTGGCTCTACAACAACCTCTGA
- a CDS encoding polysaccharide biosynthesis protein produces the protein MNYPTIALCVLALSGCAGQQSREIPVQILTAAPAEAQASELGGREQVLRPQDVLEVIFHFPNTSTGTYTLQPGDTVDLNFLSASGLNGSQLVQPDGSITLPSTNSAVRVAGLTASQAEAAIQQEFRNKRVFQNNRDQVTLRVLTPMSSDANLKSALSHPGSGMSRDIIVGTDGRATFPEIGSVPLQGLTLDQLRDHLNQRYANLPGRMTVDVLLKATAANEIYVLGEVAQPGSFPIRRPVSVLEALTLARGPTLKAKLGSVVIMRRTGNHVQAVHYDVDKALDGSGAQIAYLQPEDMLYVPKTALASAGELSRQLADVVLFQGVNFGFSYRADNKNSIGN, from the coding sequence ATGAACTACCCGACCATCGCCCTGTGCGTGCTGGCCCTGAGCGGCTGCGCCGGTCAGCAGAGCCGCGAGATTCCGGTGCAGATCCTCACCGCCGCACCCGCCGAGGCGCAGGCCTCCGAGCTGGGCGGCCGCGAGCAGGTGCTGCGCCCGCAGGACGTGCTCGAAGTGATCTTCCACTTCCCCAACACCAGCACCGGCACCTACACCCTTCAGCCCGGCGACACGGTGGACCTGAACTTCCTGTCCGCCAGCGGCCTGAACGGCAGCCAGCTGGTGCAGCCCGACGGCAGCATCACCCTGCCCAGCACCAACTCCGCCGTGCGCGTCGCCGGCCTGACCGCCAGCCAGGCGGAAGCGGCGATCCAGCAGGAGTTTCGCAACAAGCGGGTGTTCCAGAACAACCGCGACCAGGTGACCCTGCGCGTGCTCACCCCCATGAGCAGCGACGCCAACCTCAAGAGCGCCCTGAGCCACCCCGGCAGCGGCATGAGCCGCGACATCATCGTCGGCACCGATGGCCGCGCGACCTTCCCGGAGATCGGCTCGGTGCCGCTGCAGGGCCTGACCCTGGACCAGCTGCGCGACCACCTCAACCAGCGCTACGCCAACCTGCCCGGCCGGATGACCGTCGACGTGCTGCTCAAGGCCACCGCCGCCAACGAGATCTACGTGCTCGGCGAAGTCGCCCAGCCAGGGTCGTTCCCGATCCGCCGCCCGGTCTCGGTGCTCGAGGCCCTGACCCTGGCCCGTGGCCCGACCCTCAAGGCCAAGCTCGGCTCGGTGGTGATCATGCGCCGTACCGGCAACCACGTGCAGGCCGTGCACTACGACGTCGACAAGGCCCTCGACGGCAGCGGCGCGCAGATCGCCTACCTGCAACCGGAAGACATGCTCTACGTGCCCAAGACCGCCCTGGCCAGCGCCGGCGAGCTGAGCCGCCAACTGGCCGACGTGGTGCTGTTCCAAGGCGTCAACTTCGGCTTCAGCTATCGCGCTGACAACAAGAACAGCATCGGCAATTGA
- a CDS encoding lipopolysaccharide biosynthesis protein, translating into MITQPKENYVHEFFRIFFANQQLVKRIFLVFAVFALILPFVLSARYDIPAQVIVQSKKLSQSDTSSALGQQADTFIPPSLADMETESNILRSPALIRETISQLRTEGYYQPEPSWVRDHLLTPVREHVIAPVQALFADEEAVPRDSELDGLTDEALSKLDIAALPGSNVISLNYSAKDAHLGTVFLGRLLENFLKNRQDLQSNELPEAFYQQKKLHYQTRLGELETQRLNLLEAISSSDPREEMTFRLNAINTEEQALNAARDRLLQNQQWLDYLKASRAAANSAKLADYSFPYTFVTTVDNLALEDREIKQLGEQLTNQMTRYSSDLAIFQAGSDPMLLQREQLNATRSQLLKVVDNRIRERTQDLAVTQQVIDQKSARIAEYTARIHQLRETQSQTRQLDTEIEALHRAFSTYAQRYEESRGQGLLDGSQSNARILSAPYEPTSAAFPKPGLIIPFGLLTGLLLAIAVVYVKEFFDHRFKHPAQIGQQLGLPVLLVINEHTPVLANPHRRWSLPRLMHWVRH; encoded by the coding sequence ATGATTACCCAACCCAAAGAGAACTACGTACACGAGTTCTTCAGGATCTTCTTCGCCAACCAGCAGTTGGTGAAGCGTATTTTCCTGGTCTTCGCCGTGTTCGCCCTGATCCTGCCGTTCGTGCTCAGCGCGCGCTACGACATTCCCGCACAGGTCATCGTGCAGTCCAAGAAGCTCTCGCAGAGCGACACCAGCTCGGCCCTGGGGCAGCAGGCCGACACCTTCATCCCGCCGAGCCTGGCGGACATGGAAACCGAGAGCAACATCCTGCGCTCGCCGGCACTGATCCGCGAGACCATCAGCCAGCTGCGCACCGAGGGCTACTACCAGCCTGAGCCGAGCTGGGTGCGCGACCACCTGCTGACCCCCGTGCGCGAGCACGTGATCGCACCGGTGCAGGCCCTGTTCGCCGATGAAGAGGCAGTGCCACGCGACAGCGAACTCGACGGCCTGACCGACGAGGCGCTGAGCAAGCTCGACATCGCGGCGCTGCCCGGCTCGAACGTGATCTCGCTGAACTACTCGGCCAAGGATGCGCACCTGGGCACGGTGTTCCTCGGCCGCCTGCTGGAGAACTTCCTGAAGAACCGTCAGGACCTGCAATCCAACGAGCTGCCGGAAGCCTTCTACCAGCAGAAGAAGCTGCACTACCAGACCCGCCTGGGCGAGCTGGAAACCCAGCGCCTGAACCTGCTCGAGGCGATCAGCTCGTCCGACCCGCGGGAAGAGATGACCTTCCGCCTCAACGCCATCAACACCGAGGAGCAGGCACTCAACGCGGCCCGCGACCGTCTGCTGCAGAACCAGCAGTGGCTGGACTACCTCAAGGCCAGCCGCGCCGCGGCCAACTCGGCCAAGCTCGCCGACTACAGCTTCCCGTACACCTTCGTCACCACCGTCGACAACCTGGCGCTGGAAGACCGCGAGATCAAGCAGCTCGGCGAACAGCTGACCAACCAGATGACGCGCTACAGCAGCGACCTGGCCATCTTCCAGGCCGGCTCCGACCCGATGCTGTTGCAACGCGAGCAGCTCAACGCCACCCGTAGCCAGCTGCTCAAGGTGGTCGACAACCGCATCCGCGAGCGCACCCAGGACCTGGCGGTGACCCAGCAGGTGATCGACCAGAAGTCCGCGCGCATCGCTGAGTACACCGCCCGCATCCATCAGCTGCGCGAGACCCAGAGCCAGACCCGCCAGCTCGACACCGAGATCGAGGCCCTGCACCGCGCCTTCTCGACCTACGCCCAGCGCTACGAAGAAAGCCGTGGCCAGGGCCTGCTCGACGGCAGCCAGTCCAACGCCCGTATCCTCAGCGCGCCATACGAGCCGACCAGCGCGGCCTTTCCCAAGCCGGGCCTGATCATCCCGTTCGGCCTGCTCACTGGCCTGCTGCTGGCCATCGCCGTGGTCTACGTCAAGGAGTTCTTCGACCATCGCTTCAAGCACCCTGCACAGATCGGCCAGCAACTGGGCCTGCCGGTGCTGCTGGTGATCAACGAACACACCCCGGTCCTGGCCAACCCGCACCGTCGCTGGAGCCTGCCGCGCCTGATGCACTGGGTGCGGCATTGA
- a CDS encoding glycosyl transferase family 1, which produces MNAAAPTAPRTVLHLLNSGGFYGAERMLLDHCQATPGRHRVLFLGAPPALLTRFRQAGIECQSCASLLALLRLLARERRQRPLLNSHNFKGLLLGWVGATLWRLPMVVTQHGFTPRSRKQRFYTWLSLQLCRTPTVDQVVCVADSIERLHQQAGVAAGKVRVIRNGLPELQGATPRSNGHAHWLAGFVGRLSSEKGPDLFLDTLIPLCQREPRVRAVMLGDGPERAALQARIDAAGLTERISLPGFQTDMRRWMARLDALVISSRTEGTPMILLEAMQDGVPVVAFSVGGVPDVIRHGHSGLLATPLDTHELGQQLQALLDDPAQAEELVARARQTQREHFHLPTLARQWAQVYRLAAREALA; this is translated from the coding sequence TTGAACGCCGCCGCGCCCACTGCGCCACGCACCGTCCTGCACCTGCTCAACAGCGGCGGCTTCTACGGCGCCGAACGCATGCTGCTCGACCACTGCCAGGCCACGCCAGGACGGCATCGGGTGCTGTTCCTTGGCGCGCCGCCGGCCCTGCTGACGCGCTTTCGCCAGGCCGGCATCGAGTGCCAGAGCTGTGCGAGTCTGCTCGCGCTGCTGCGGTTGCTGGCGCGCGAACGCCGCCAGCGCCCGCTGCTCAACAGCCACAATTTCAAGGGGCTGCTGCTGGGCTGGGTCGGCGCCACGCTGTGGCGCCTGCCGATGGTGGTCACCCAGCACGGCTTTACCCCGCGCAGCCGCAAGCAGCGTTTCTACACCTGGCTGAGCCTGCAACTGTGCCGGACCCCGACCGTCGACCAGGTGGTGTGCGTGGCCGACAGCATCGAGCGCCTGCACCAGCAGGCGGGCGTGGCGGCCGGCAAAGTGCGGGTGATCCGCAACGGCCTGCCCGAGCTGCAGGGCGCCACCCCGCGCAGCAACGGCCATGCCCACTGGCTGGCCGGCTTCGTCGGGCGCCTGAGCAGTGAAAAAGGCCCGGACCTGTTTCTCGACACCTTGATCCCGCTGTGTCAGCGCGAGCCGCGCGTGCGGGCGGTGATGCTCGGTGACGGCCCGGAACGGGCGGCCCTGCAGGCACGCATCGATGCCGCCGGGCTGACCGAACGCATCAGCTTGCCGGGGTTCCAGACCGACATGCGGCGCTGGATGGCACGCCTCGATGCGCTGGTGATCAGCTCGCGCACCGAAGGCACACCGATGATCCTGCTCGAAGCCATGCAGGACGGTGTGCCGGTGGTGGCGTTCTCGGTGGGTGGCGTGCCTGACGTGATTCGCCACGGGCACAGCGGGCTGCTGGCCACGCCACTGGACACCCATGAACTGGGCCAGCAGTTGCAGGCCCTGCTGGACGACCCGGCCCAGGCCGAAGAACTGGTGGCCCGCGCCCGTCAGACCCAGCGCGAGCACTTCCATTTGCCGACCCTGGCGCGCCAATGGGCGCAGGTGTACCGGCTGGCTGCACGGGAGGCCCTGGCATGA
- a CDS encoding polymerase has protein sequence MIIPLSLVGLVALVSLGLLASPYPALAPGAVLGLAGTLVLYRKPAWGLLAIAALVPLEGILKDKLLSGAKLVGVGMILILTLQLAVRQLPASRLASNQWRLLLPFLALYLLSLWTSDLLPMSLAHLREISVGLIVFGITLLVARELSLPMLARLVTVTVCISCLFALFMTKYQQGGRASASLDPNNFALLITFAMPLALWLAIKTRWLPLRLFWIGCCVLLLAGITKTESRSGLVVMLASLGILLVHYREQVARIRPRHLGFAMLGLAVLIPAGAALMPEGYAARIQSLMLLKGGVNAHKDESLGRRASYLLVGRSMIAHSPVLGTGPGTFPLHYARSGYAVAFAPSNKAAELYRAAHNTYLQVTSETGVPAGLLFVGMVLLAIRNFWHARRLWLARGDRENADLMTHLTMSMMAMGIFLMFLTAYNHKYLWLMLALSGVLVRQAAEPRQQEVALCN, from the coding sequence ATGATCATCCCTCTGTCGCTGGTCGGCCTGGTGGCCCTGGTCAGCCTCGGCCTGCTGGCCAGCCCGTATCCGGCCCTGGCGCCAGGCGCGGTCCTGGGCCTGGCAGGCACCCTGGTGCTGTACCGCAAGCCGGCCTGGGGGCTGCTGGCGATTGCCGCGCTGGTCCCGCTGGAAGGCATCCTCAAGGACAAGCTGCTGTCCGGGGCCAAGCTGGTCGGCGTGGGCATGATCCTGATCCTCACCCTGCAACTGGCCGTGCGCCAACTGCCCGCCAGCCGTCTGGCCAGCAACCAGTGGCGGCTGCTGCTGCCGTTCCTGGCGCTGTACCTGCTGAGCCTGTGGACCAGCGACCTGCTGCCGATGTCGCTGGCGCATCTGCGCGAAATCAGCGTGGGCCTGATCGTCTTCGGCATCACCTTGCTGGTGGCCCGCGAACTGAGCCTGCCGATGCTGGCCCGGCTGGTCACCGTCACGGTGTGCATCAGCTGCCTGTTCGCCCTGTTCATGACCAAGTACCAGCAAGGCGGTCGGGCCTCGGCGTCGCTCGACCCGAACAACTTCGCGCTGCTGATCACCTTCGCCATGCCGTTGGCGCTGTGGCTGGCGATCAAGACCCGCTGGCTGCCGCTGCGGCTGTTCTGGATCGGTTGCTGCGTTCTGTTGCTGGCGGGCATCACCAAAACCGAATCGCGCTCGGGGCTGGTGGTGATGCTGGCGAGCCTGGGCATCCTGCTGGTGCACTACCGGGAACAGGTGGCACGCATCCGGCCGCGGCACCTGGGTTTCGCCATGCTCGGCCTGGCCGTGCTGATCCCGGCCGGCGCGGCGCTGATGCCCGAGGGCTACGCCGCACGGATCCAGTCGCTGATGCTGCTCAAGGGGGGCGTCAACGCCCACAAGGACGAATCCCTCGGGCGCCGTGCCTCGTACCTCTTGGTCGGCCGTTCGATGATCGCCCACAGCCCGGTGCTGGGCACCGGGCCCGGCACCTTCCCGCTGCACTATGCCCGCAGCGGCTATGCCGTGGCCTTCGCCCCGAGCAACAAGGCCGCCGAGCTGTACCGCGCCGCGCACAACACGTACCTGCAGGTGACCAGCGAAACCGGCGTGCCGGCCGGCCTGCTGTTCGTCGGCATGGTGCTGCTGGCCATCCGCAACTTCTGGCACGCACGTCGCCTGTGGCTGGCACGGGGTGATCGAGAGAACGCCGACCTGATGACGCACCTGACCATGAGCATGATGGCCATGGGCATCTTCCTGATGTTCCTGACCGCCTACAACCAC